The Diprion similis isolate iyDipSimi1 chromosome 11, iyDipSimi1.1, whole genome shotgun sequence genome includes a region encoding these proteins:
- the LOC124412384 gene encoding gamma-aminobutyric acid receptor subunit beta-like, producing the protein MFTKHHALLIFLLLYLEHRRVWSTGEGSETTTDTRISDRLENVTQTISRILEGYDIRLRPNFGGEPLLVGMDLTIASFDAISEVNMDYTITMYLNQYWKDERLAFSHEEEILTLSGDFAEKIWVPDTFFANDKNSFLHDVTERNKLVRLSGDGSVTYGMRFTTTLACMMDLHYYPLDSQNCTVEIESYGYTVLDVVMYWKETPVRGVEEAELPQFTIIGYETNDRKERLATGIYQRLSLSFKLQRNIGYFVFQTYLPSILIVMLSWVSFWINHEATSARVALGITTVLTMTTISTGVRSSLPRISYVKAIDIYLVMCFVFVFAALLEYAAVNYTYWGARAKKKTKKKEGTEKKSVTAAKTGGEASSPFAESTDADIIELQDLRMSPLPSIRSRSGIVAAPDGAGVPVRDHDPAKFPPSFRISRPPGYNTHCRTSGLRYRGARQHKPKVLHALRRGASVLRASMPKIKDVNIIDKYSRIVFPVSFLLFNAVYWIFYIL; encoded by the exons ATGTTCACGAAGCATCACGCTCTTCTAATATTCCTTCTTCTGTACTTGGAACATCGCAGAGTTTG GAGCACTGGAGAGGGCAGTGAAACCACCACCGATACTAGGATATCTGATAGATTGGAAAATGTGACCCAAACGATTTCTAGGATTCTTGAGGGATATGACATTCGGCTGAGACCAAACTTTGGcg GTGAACCACTCTTAGTCGGAATGGATTTGACAATCGCCAGTTTTGACGCTATATCAGAAGTTAACATG GATTATACCATAACCATGTATCTGAATCAGTACTGGAAAGATGAGAGGTTGGCATTTTCGCATGAAGAAGAAATTCTGACGCTTAGTGGGGATTTTGCTGAAAAGATTTGGGTGCCTGATACCTTCTTTGCTAATGATAAGAACAG CTTTCTACATGATGTGACGGAGCGAAACAAGCTGGTGCGTTTATCCGGGGACGGATCTGTCACTTATGGAATGAGGTTTACAACAACCCTGGCCTGCATGATGGATCTTCACTATTATCCATTGGACTCTCAAAATTGCACTGTCGAAATTGAAAGCT ATGGATACACGGTCCTGGATGTCGTCATGTACTGGAAGGAGACGCCGGTCCGTGGTGTCGAAGAAGCTGAGTTGCCACAATTCACGATTATCGGCTACGAGACAAATGATCGTAAGGAAAGATTGGCCACTGGCATCTATCAGCGACTTTCTCTCAGCTTCAAGCTGCAGAGAAATATCGGTTACTTTGTCTTTCAAACCTATCTACCCAGCATTCTGATCGTAATGCTTAGCTGGGTCAGCTTCTGGATAAACCACGAGGCAACCAGCGCCAGGGTCGCACTGG GTATTACCACTGTACTGACGATGACTACGATATCAACGGGCGTCAGGAGTTCCTTGCCGAGAATAAGCTACGTGAAGGCGATCGACATATATCTCGTAATGTGTTTCGTTTTTGTATTCGCCGCCCTCCTAGAGTACGCGGCTGTAAACTATACATACTGGGGTGCCAGGGCTAAAAAGAAGACtaagaagaaggaaggaacGGAGAAAAAATCAGTTACCGCGGCAAAAACTG GTGGCGAAGCGAGCTCGCCATTTGCCGAATCGACAGATGCAGATATCATAGAGCTCCAAGATCTGAGAATGTCACCATTGCCCAGCATAAGAAGCAGATCGGGAATCGTGGCTGCTCCGGATGGTGCAGGAGTACCAGTTCGGGATCACGACCCGGCCAAATTTCCCCCAAGCTTCCGAATTTCTCGACCTCCGGGATACAACACGCACTGTAGAACGAGTGGCTTGCGATACAGGGGCGCCAGGCAGCACAAACCCAAA GTATTACACGCATTACGAAGAGGTGCTTCGGTATTGCGAGCTTCAATGCCGAAGATTAAAGACGTTAACATCATCGACAAGTATTCAAGAATTGTTTTTCCCGTCAGTTTCCTTCTGTTCAATGCCGTCTACTGGATTTTCTACATCCTCTAA